A section of the Piliocolobus tephrosceles isolate RC106 chromosome 14, ASM277652v3, whole genome shotgun sequence genome encodes:
- the SIGMAR1 gene encoding sigma non-opioid intracellular receptor 1 isoform X1, whose amino-acid sequence MQWAVGRRWAWAALLLAVAAVLTQVVWLWLGTQSFVFQREEIAQLARQYAGLDHELAFSRLIVELRRLHPGHVLPDEELQWVFVNAGGWMGAMCLLHASLSEYVLLFGTALGSRGHSGRYWAEISDTIISGTFHQWREGTTKSEVFYPGETVVHGPGEATAVEWGPNTWMVEYGRGVIPSTLAFALADTVFSTQDFLTLFYTLRSYARGLRLELTTYLFGQDP is encoded by the exons ATGCAGTGGGCCGTGGGCCGGCGGTGGGCGTGGGCCGCGCTGCTCCTGGCTGTCGCAGCGGTGCTGACCCAGGTCGTCTGGCTCTGGCTGGGTACGCAGAGCTTCGTCTTCCAGCGCGAAGAGATAGCGCAGTTGGCGCGGCAGTACGCTG GGCTGGACCACGAGCTGGCCTTCTCTCGGCTGATCGTGGAGCTGCGGCGGCTGCACCCAGGCCACGTGCTGCCCGACGAGGAGCTGCAGTGGGTGTTCGTGAATGCGGGCGGCTGGATGGGCGCCATGTGCCTTCTGCATGCCTCGCTGTCCGAGTATGTGCTGCTCTTCGGCACCGCCCTAGGCTCCCGCGGACACTCGG GGCGCTACTGGGCTGAGATCTCGGATACCATCATCTCTGGCACCTTCCACCAGTGGAGAGAGGGCACCACCAAAAGTGAGGTCTTCTACCCAG GGGAGACGGTAGTGCACGGGCCTGGTGAGGCAACAGCTGTGGAGTGGGGGCCAAACACATGGATGGTGGAGTACGGCCGGGGTGTCATCCCATCCACCCTGGCCTTCGCGCTGGCCGACACTGTCTTCAGCACCCAGGACTTCCTCACCCTCTTCTATACTCTTCGCTCCTATGCTCGGGGCCTCCGGCTTGAGCTCACCACCTACCTCTTCGGCCAGGACCCTTGA
- the DCTN3 gene encoding dynactin subunit 3 isoform X1 — MAGLTDVQRLQARVEELERWVYGPGGARGSRKVADGLVKVQVADGLVKVQVALGNIASKRERVKILYKKIEDLIKYLDPEYIDRIAIPDASKLQFILAEEQFILSQVALLEQVNALVPMLDSAHIKAVPEHAARLQHLAQIHIQQQDQCMEITEESKALLEEYNKTTMLLSKQFVQWDELLCQLEAAKQVKPAEE, encoded by the exons ATGGCGGGTCTGACTGACGTGCAGCGGCTGCAGGCCCGAGTGGAAGAGCTGGAGCGCTGGGTGTACGGGCCGGGCGGGGCGCGCGGCTCGCGGAAG GTGGCTGACGGCCTGGTCAAGGTACAGGTGGCTGACGGCCTGGTCAAGGTACAGGTGGCTTTGGGGAACATTGCCAGCAAGAGGGAGAGGGTGAAGATTCTCTACAAAAAGA TTGAAGATCTGATCAAGTACCTGGATCCTGAGTACATTGACCGCATTGCCATACCTGATGCTTCTAAGCTGCAGTTCATCTTAGCAG agGAGCAGTTTATCCTCTCCCAGGTTGCACTCCTGGAGCAGGTGAATGCCTTGGTGCCCATGCTGGACAGTGCTCACATCAAAG CCGTTCCTGAGCATGCCGCCCGCCTGCAGCACTTGGCCCAGATCCACATTCAGCAGCAG GACCAGTGTATGGAGATTACTGAGGAGTCCAAGGCTCTCCTGGAGGAATACAACAAGACT ACAATGCTTCTATCCAAGCAATTTGTGCAGTGGGATGAGCTACTTTGCCAGCTAGAGGCCGCCAAGCAAGTGAAGCCAGCAGAGGAATGA
- the ARID3C gene encoding AT-rich interactive domain-containing protein 3C: protein MEALQKQQAARLAQGVGPLAPARSLLPPGPPLPDHRTLQAPEGALGEVGAEEEEDAEEDEEEGEEARAEEEAAEESHPGAQGPSSPSSQPPGLHPHEWTYEEQFKQLYELDADPKRKEFLDDLFSFMQKRGTPVNRVPIMAKQVLDLYALFRLVTAKGGLVEVINRKVWREVTRGLSLPTTITSAAFTLRTQYMKYLYPYECATRALSSPGELQAAIDSNRREGRRQAYTATPLFGLAGPPPRGALGPALGPGPAPRATPSSPGPAQGSASGVPAHACAHLSPSPIKKEESGIPTPCLALPVGLALGPTREKLAPEEPPEKRAVLMGPMDPPRPGMPPSFPPHGKVPLREERLDGPLNLAGSGISSINMALEINGVVYTGVLFARRQPVPASQGPTNPAPPPSTGPPSSTFP from the exons ATGGAGGCCCTGCAGAAGCAGCAGGCAGCTCGACTGGCCCAGGGGGTGGGGCCATTGGCCCCTGCACGCTCGCTGCTGCCACCCGGGCCTCCCCTGCCTGACCACCGGACCCTACAGGCCCCTGAGGGGGCCTTGGGGGAGGTTggggctgaggaagaggaagatgctgaagaagatgaggaggagggggaggaagccagggcagaggaggaggcagcTGAGGAGAGCCATCCAGGAGCCCAGGGCCCCAGCTCACCTTCTAGCCAGCCCCCTGGACTCCATCCCCACGAGTGGACCTACGAGGAACAATTCAAGCAG CTGTATGAGCTCGATGCAGACCCCAAGAGGAAGGAATTCCTGGATGACCTGTTTAGCTTCATGCAAAAGAGGG GGACGCCAGTGAACCGCGTGCCCATCATGGCGAAGCAGGTGCTGGACCTGTACGCTCTGTTTCGTCTGGTGACCGCCAAGGGCGGCCTGGTGGAAGTCATCAACCGCAAAGTGTGGCGGGAAGTCACGCGCGGCCTCAGCCTACCCACCACCATCACCTCGGCCGCCTTCACTCTACGCACCCA GTACATGAAGTACCTGTACCCGTACGAGTGCGCGACTCGAGCACTCAGCTCCCCAGGGGAGCTCCAGGCCGCCATAGACAGCAATCGGCGCGAAGGCCGTCGCCAGGCTTACACCGCTACTCCGCTCTTCGGCTTGGCAGGGCCGCCCCCTCGGGGCGCTCTGGGCCCAGCCTTGGGTCCGGGCCCCGCCCCTCGGGCGACCCCATCCAGCCCCGGCCCCGCCCAGGGTTCCGCCTCCGGCGTGCCAGCGCACGCATGCGCTCATTTGAGTCCAAGCCCTATTAAGAAAG AGGAGAGTGGAATTCCAACCCCTTGCCTGGCACTGCCTGTGGGCCTGGCATTGGGACCTACACGGGAGAAACTGGCACCAGAGGAGCCCCCAGAAAAGAGAGCTGTGCTGATGGGGCCCATGGACCCACCTCGACCTGGCATGCCCCCCAGTTTCCCGCCCCATGGCAAGGTTCCCCTGAGGG AAGAGCGGCTGGATGGGCCTCTTAATCTGGCAGGCAGTGGCATCAGCAGTATCAACATGGCTCTAGAGATCAACGGGGTGGTCTACACTG GTGTCCTCTTTGCCCGCCGCCAGCCTGTGCCAGCTTCCCAGGGTCCAACCAACCCTGCACCCCCACCCTCTACAGGGCCCCCTTCCAGCACCTTCCCCTGA
- the DCTN3 gene encoding dynactin subunit 3 isoform X2 produces MAGLTDVQRLQARVEELERWVYGPGGARGSRKVADGLVKVQVALGNIASKRERVKILYKKIEDLIKYLDPEYIDRIAIPDASKLQFILAEEQFILSQVALLEQVNALVPMLDSAHIKAVPEHAARLQHLAQIHIQQQDQCMEITEESKALLEEYNKTTMLLSKQFVQWDELLCQLEAAKQVKPAEE; encoded by the exons ATGGCGGGTCTGACTGACGTGCAGCGGCTGCAGGCCCGAGTGGAAGAGCTGGAGCGCTGGGTGTACGGGCCGGGCGGGGCGCGCGGCTCGCGGAAG GTGGCTGACGGCCTGGTCAAGGTACAGGTGGCTTTGGGGAACATTGCCAGCAAGAGGGAGAGGGTGAAGATTCTCTACAAAAAGA TTGAAGATCTGATCAAGTACCTGGATCCTGAGTACATTGACCGCATTGCCATACCTGATGCTTCTAAGCTGCAGTTCATCTTAGCAG agGAGCAGTTTATCCTCTCCCAGGTTGCACTCCTGGAGCAGGTGAATGCCTTGGTGCCCATGCTGGACAGTGCTCACATCAAAG CCGTTCCTGAGCATGCCGCCCGCCTGCAGCACTTGGCCCAGATCCACATTCAGCAGCAG GACCAGTGTATGGAGATTACTGAGGAGTCCAAGGCTCTCCTGGAGGAATACAACAAGACT ACAATGCTTCTATCCAAGCAATTTGTGCAGTGGGATGAGCTACTTTGCCAGCTAGAGGCCGCCAAGCAAGTGAAGCCAGCAGAGGAATGA
- the SIGMAR1 gene encoding sigma non-opioid intracellular receptor 1 isoform X2: MRAAGWAPCAFCMPRCPRRYWAEISDTIISGTFHQWREGTTKSEVFYPGETVVHGPGEATAVEWGPNTWMVEYGRGVIPSTLAFALADTVFSTQDFLTLFYTLRSYARGLRLELTTYLFGQDP; encoded by the exons ATGCGGGCGGCTGGATGGGCGCCATGTGCCTTCTGCATGCCTCGCTGTCCGA GGCGCTACTGGGCTGAGATCTCGGATACCATCATCTCTGGCACCTTCCACCAGTGGAGAGAGGGCACCACCAAAAGTGAGGTCTTCTACCCAG GGGAGACGGTAGTGCACGGGCCTGGTGAGGCAACAGCTGTGGAGTGGGGGCCAAACACATGGATGGTGGAGTACGGCCGGGGTGTCATCCCATCCACCCTGGCCTTCGCGCTGGCCGACACTGTCTTCAGCACCCAGGACTTCCTCACCCTCTTCTATACTCTTCGCTCCTATGCTCGGGGCCTCCGGCTTGAGCTCACCACCTACCTCTTCGGCCAGGACCCTTGA